The Hypanus sabinus isolate sHypSab1 chromosome 7, sHypSab1.hap1, whole genome shotgun sequence region ccaaccactcctggggtcggacttcttgtgagctcacagcctgctggtcgacttgcaagggaaaagactggtacatgccgagactttccagatgttctccctgggtgaagccaagttgccggccccacacctggactccatcacactgtcaatCAATGAATTCAcgagaatcctggcggactttccatcgattctggcaccgcagttcacggcagccatgcccagacatgggatacagcaccacattccaacCTAGGGACCACACCTCCATGCCcgtgcacgaaggctccccccggaaaagctctgcctggcgaaggaggagttagaggatggaggaattggggatcgtatgaAGGTCCGACAGCcgatgggcctcccccctgcacatggtgcccaaagcagccaggggttggagaccatgtggcgactaccgcagactgaatgaggctacaactccagaccgctaccctgtgctgcacatacaggacttcgcagcaaacctgcacggggcaagaatcttttctaaagtagacctcgtccggggataccatcaaatcccggtgcaccctgaagacatccccaaaacagcactcatcaccctgttcggcctgaagaatgccgcacagacattgcAGCGGTTGATGGATgcagtgggacgtgacctggacttagcgttcatctatttgaatgacatccttatagccagcagtagttgccaggagcatctgtcccacctccgccagctctactcccgcctgagtgatttcagcctcatgatcaacccggccaaatgccagttcggtctcgataccattgacttcctgggccacaggattaccaaagacggggcaacacctctgcccactaaggtagacacaatccgccactttgcccagccaaacacggtcaaaggcctgcaggagttctttggtatggtgaacttctaccaccgtttcctcccctcagcagcccgtatcatgcgccctttgtacaccttgatgtcgggtaaaggcaaggacattacttgggaggAAGAGGCcatggccgctttcgttaaagccaaggaagccttggcagatgccacgatgctggtgcaccccagaacggactttcgaaccgccctcacagtggacgcatccgacacagcagtcggtggggtgctggagcagctcatcaaggGGCACTGGCAActcctggcgttcttcagcaagcacctacgaccacccgacctcaagtacagtgcttgtgaccaggagctgttggcactgtatctggcaatccggcatttcaggtactacttagaaggcaggccgttcacggaccacaaaccattgaccttcgcattcactaaggtgtccaatccctggtcggctcgccagcagcgacatctgtcctacatctccgagtacatgacggacatccagcatgtcttgggaaaggacaatgtcgtggaggacgcactctctaaaccagctgtccaggccctgtccctgggggtggactatgcagcactggtggaggcgcagcaggcagacgacgagatgcccagctacaggaccgcagtctcgggtttgcagctgcaggactttctcataggcccaggtgagaggaccctcctgtgcgacgttgctaccggccaacctcgccccatcctctcggcagcctggaggcggcgagttttcgactccatacatggtttggtgcacccatctatcaggacaactgtccggctggtctccagcaagtttgcatggcatggacttcgcaagcaggtcagtgaatgagcCAGAACGTGtacacagtgccaaacagccaaggtgcagtggcacactaaagccccgccgcagcagttcaaacccagccatcggaggttcgaccacattcatgtggatatcatgggccccctacaagtgtcccgaggagcgcagtacctcctaactatggtagaccagttcacgaggtggccagaggcggtcccgctcaccaacacatctgccgattcctgcaccTGAGGACGAACCCACAGcaatcctggacagactacgcgaaaggctcggcaacctggtcCCTGTatcaacttcacagcacggatggaccccgacccatgtacccaaagacctgcaggactgtaagtttgtgtttgtacaaaggggcggacactgggcaccgctacagcggccgtacgaggggctgttcaaggtgatcaacaacatcaatgggtccacgtacgttctggacattggggggggaaagaggaggttttcatgatggaccgactcaaaccagcccatgtggacttggcacagccggtcgaggttcaggcaccacggcgcagaggcagacctcccaaacagaggctgatccagactgtggacattggtgggtgtatcgctggttctggggggcgggggggggggggagttatgtGGCGAcctactttctgcgcaggcgaactggctcacaaatagccagcgcgcggggagagacgttggtaatgcacctctgatgtcatttccacccagagagggcgggcgctagggattaaatgccagtgccgcgaagtttgaataaactagtctcgaaacgacttaccgactgcatgtcgtctctagctctgtgtgTCGTACATCGCTACAGTAACATCATAAAAGCTGGATTGATTTTTCATTATTTTCCAGGTTTCAAAGGGAACCTGACTGAAGAAGCAATTCCAATAGTTATTAACATGGTTCTGACAATTGGAAGTATGTTGTTTTCCTTGTACTACTTGTTGTGGCAGACCTATGTGCTGAGAGCGGATGTTATAATCAATGCAATCCTGCTGGTAATTTATGGATTGGAGGAAGTACTGGACATAATTGCTATTTCAGCTTTTGTGAGGTAATTTGATTGATTTCCCTTGTATCTAAGTGTATACAAATGATACAATGATAACTATTACTTGTTTCCTCTTTGTTCCATGGATACCATATTTGGAAGTTTTAAAAACCTGTTGAAACCTCTATTGTCTAATTTAGGAATGCCCGAACCATTCACACAAATTTATTTCTTCTTGGTAAAGTGAATATTATTGGTGGTATGTGATCTGTGACTGGCAAATTCCCTACTACTGTTCATGATAAGACGATTCCAAATTAGAAACTTATGTAGCTAAGTAATATGAAATGTTTTTAAAATTCAGTACAATTTTTGTGCACATTGATTACATTCTGGAAAAACTATATTTTTCTCATTTGAATTTGGTCAGAAATCTTAATTTACCAGAAATTCAGGTAaggtctcaatatttattttaatatcaTTTTTAATGACAACATTTTTGTACAGTTTCAAAAGCCaagaaaaaatttttaa contains the following coding sequences:
- the LOC132397192 gene encoding transmembrane protein 80-like isoform X5, whose translation is MIYYLNICYYIFYFLTTLLMVIYKSQVFSFPDGNLALDLILLILMVILEVIRLYHGFKGNLTEEAIPIVINMVLTIGSMLFSLYYLLWQTYVLRADVIINAILLVIYGLEEVLDIIAISAFVRIYA